One window from the genome of Leptospira wolffii serovar Khorat str. Khorat-H2 encodes:
- a CDS encoding TetR/AcrR family transcriptional regulator, with amino-acid sequence MIERILERTFLLFLSSGFAKTNTDQIAKHVGISKRTLYKYYDTKDRLVDAVFELIRKKVQSKFDEVLNDHKRDPLDRLKEILFFISELGSKMSKTFARDIETVRPDLFETMKEFRRQRLLSLADLLREGQKRGLIRKDITPELTIDILLAAVDGILNPSYLFQSPYSNTMAFEAIVMIFLEGIQEKKGSSGR; translated from the coding sequence GTGATCGAAAGAATTTTAGAGAGGACGTTCTTGCTTTTTCTGTCCTCCGGATTCGCTAAAACGAATACGGATCAGATCGCAAAGCACGTAGGCATCAGTAAGAGAACCCTGTATAAATATTACGATACCAAAGACAGGCTCGTGGATGCGGTTTTCGAATTGATTCGGAAGAAAGTGCAGAGTAAGTTCGACGAGGTCCTGAACGACCATAAAAGAGATCCTTTGGATCGTCTTAAAGAGATACTTTTCTTCATTTCTGAATTGGGTTCCAAGATGTCCAAGACTTTCGCCAGGGATATTGAAACGGTTCGACCGGATCTGTTCGAAACCATGAAGGAGTTCAGAAGGCAAAGGCTCTTAAGCCTGGCCGATCTTCTGAGGGAAGGACAGAAACGGGGATTGATACGAAAAGATATAACTCCCGAGTTGACTATCGATATACTATTAGCCGCAGTGGACGGTATCCTGAATCCTTCTTATCTTTTTCAGAGCCCTTACTCCAATACCATGGCCTTCGAAGCGATCGTGATGATTTTTCTAGAAGGAATACAGGAGAAGAAGGGGTCGTCCGGTCGTTGA
- a CDS encoding Panacea domain-containing protein, with the protein MKTIESLSFLFSQDVKELSKTKWNKLMFFMDGAFASLEESNEGITGLDYVKLPYGPVLDGYKVLLQEIVRDGILRIDQFPSVSDSSVFLHSGTNSKVKQEAEDWLNEQNQEVQTIYKKIVSYFGPHNAVQLSNFSHKLDAWRKPDLYARIRLDSLMNDSFLKDNVGNANFGQWLLTV; encoded by the coding sequence ATGAAAACGATCGAATCTTTATCGTTCCTATTTTCCCAGGACGTAAAGGAGCTTTCCAAGACGAAATGGAATAAATTGATGTTCTTTATGGATGGAGCGTTCGCATCTCTGGAAGAATCTAACGAAGGAATTACAGGTTTAGATTATGTTAAGCTTCCTTACGGTCCGGTATTAGACGGATATAAGGTTTTGCTCCAGGAAATCGTAAGGGACGGAATTTTAAGGATAGATCAATTCCCATCCGTATCCGATTCTTCCGTATTTTTGCATTCAGGAACAAATTCTAAAGTGAAACAAGAGGCGGAAGATTGGCTGAATGAACAAAATCAAGAGGTTCAAACCATTTATAAAAAGATAGTATCTTACTTTGGGCCGCATAATGCCGTGCAACTCTCCAATTTTAGCCATAAATTGGATGCTTGGAGAAAGCCTGATTTATACGCTCGTATACGTTTGGATTCTTTAATGAATGATAGTTTTCTTAAAGACAATGTCGGTAATGCTAATTTTGGCCAATGGTTATTAACCGTTTAA
- the prfB gene encoding peptide chain release factor 2 codes for MEVRNAKELKRLSKELQENFLNRWKLLNLDKDQDQLKSFNDRIAEPTFWDNPDQAKSVSQRKTELERKLEPWISIRRDILDFPDLVEMTFEEKGEEGVDELSSEYLRLKTEFERLELLGALNEPEDLKPAFLNIHPGAGGTESQDWAEMLFRMYMKYFDKKGYQYSVVDFQEGDGAGIKNATIHVIGDFAYGFLKCENGVHRLVRISPFDANKRRHTSFVSVHVSPELDDDIDIKIEDKDIRVDVYRSSGAGGQHVNTTDSAVRITHIPTGIVVACQNERSQIKNRDTAFKMLKARLYELEQERLKDDLEKKSGEKKDIAWGNQIRSYVFHPYNMVKDHRTDHETGNVQAVMDGDIEPFIMAYLKTL; via the coding sequence ATGGAAGTTAGAAACGCCAAGGAATTAAAACGCTTATCCAAGGAATTGCAGGAAAACTTTTTAAATCGTTGGAAACTTCTAAACCTGGATAAGGACCAGGACCAACTCAAATCCTTCAACGATCGCATCGCCGAGCCGACTTTTTGGGACAACCCGGACCAAGCAAAATCCGTCAGCCAAAGAAAGACGGAACTGGAGAGAAAGTTGGAACCCTGGATTTCCATTCGTAGAGATATACTGGACTTTCCCGATCTAGTCGAAATGACCTTCGAAGAAAAAGGAGAAGAAGGGGTCGACGAACTGAGCTCCGAGTATCTCCGCTTGAAAACAGAATTCGAAAGACTGGAACTCCTGGGAGCTTTGAACGAACCCGAAGATCTAAAGCCCGCGTTCTTGAATATCCATCCCGGGGCCGGGGGAACCGAAAGCCAGGACTGGGCCGAGATGCTATTCCGGATGTACATGAAGTACTTCGATAAGAAAGGATACCAATACAGCGTCGTCGACTTCCAAGAAGGAGACGGAGCGGGAATCAAAAACGCTACCATCCACGTAATCGGAGACTTCGCCTACGGTTTTCTCAAATGCGAGAATGGAGTGCATCGCCTGGTTCGTATCTCTCCCTTCGACGCGAATAAACGCAGACATACTTCTTTCGTTTCCGTTCACGTGAGTCCGGAATTGGACGACGATATCGATATCAAGATCGAGGACAAGGACATCAGAGTGGACGTCTATCGTTCCTCCGGAGCGGGCGGCCAGCACGTTAACACTACAGACTCGGCGGTTCGGATCACACATATTCCTACAGGAATCGTGGTCGCCTGCCAGAACGAAAGATCTCAGATCAAGAACCGAGACACCGCATTTAAGATGTTAAAGGCTCGCCTCTACGAATTGGAACAAGAGCGATTAAAGGACGATCTGGAAAAGAAATCAGGAGAGAAGAAGGACATCGCTTGGGGAAACCAAATCCGTTCCTACGTATTCCATCCTTATAATATGGTAAAGGACCATCGCACGGATCATGAAACAGGAAACGTGCAAGCGGTTATGGACGGAGATATCGAGCCGTTTATTATGGCTTACTTGAAGACTCTTTAA
- the purD gene encoding phosphoribosylamine--glycine ligase — protein MSNILLIGSGGRESALAYKLRQSPKLQSLHVFPGNGGFPDSELLPPGSFDLKSKASVQNFIQKNKYDLVVVGPEDPLVDGIGDWLAEIGVPVFGPSAFCAQIEGSKEFAKALMVEAGVPTAKYASFVDYESALSYVRKEGAPIVIKADGLAAGKGVTVALELFQAESALKEIFLDKKFGSSGNKVVIEEFMEGQEASIFAISDGEIYFTLPAAQDHKRAYDGDQGPNTGGMGAYCPAPIVTEKVLEKVNSLVFQPVFSAFRKKGHPYKGLLYAGLMIDSEGNPKVVEFNCRFGDPETQCVLPMLEGDLVEIFFASAKGALEGVKIGLRSGASTVVVLAAEGYPDSYAKNIPLDLPQSGDSDLVVFHAGTAKKDGNLISTGGRILGISSYGKDLKDSVDKAYAYLRGVHIPKTFFRKDIAKKAL, from the coding sequence ATGTCTAATATTCTTCTAATCGGCTCCGGAGGTAGAGAGAGCGCACTCGCTTACAAACTCCGACAATCTCCCAAATTGCAATCTTTGCATGTATTTCCGGGTAACGGCGGGTTTCCGGATTCGGAACTACTTCCTCCGGGATCCTTCGACCTTAAGAGCAAAGCTTCCGTCCAAAACTTCATTCAAAAAAACAAATATGATTTAGTCGTCGTCGGTCCCGAAGATCCCCTCGTAGACGGAATCGGAGATTGGTTGGCCGAGATCGGAGTGCCGGTCTTCGGACCGTCCGCATTCTGCGCTCAAATAGAAGGTTCTAAAGAATTTGCCAAAGCATTGATGGTGGAAGCGGGAGTTCCTACGGCTAAGTACGCCTCATTCGTAGATTATGAATCCGCGCTTTCTTATGTTCGAAAAGAAGGAGCGCCTATCGTAATTAAGGCGGACGGACTCGCTGCCGGCAAAGGAGTAACCGTGGCCTTGGAACTTTTCCAAGCCGAGTCCGCTCTAAAGGAAATCTTTCTGGATAAGAAATTCGGATCCAGCGGCAACAAAGTAGTGATTGAAGAGTTCATGGAAGGGCAAGAAGCTTCCATCTTTGCGATCAGCGACGGAGAAATCTACTTCACTCTTCCGGCGGCCCAGGACCATAAAAGAGCGTATGACGGAGATCAGGGACCGAATACGGGAGGTATGGGTGCCTATTGCCCGGCCCCGATCGTAACCGAAAAAGTATTAGAAAAAGTGAATTCTCTCGTCTTCCAGCCCGTATTCTCCGCTTTTCGAAAGAAGGGCCATCCTTATAAAGGACTATTATACGCCGGATTAATGATCGACTCAGAAGGAAATCCCAAAGTAGTCGAGTTCAATTGTCGCTTCGGAGATCCGGAAACCCAATGCGTATTACCTATGTTAGAGGGCGACCTAGTCGAAATCTTCTTCGCATCTGCCAAAGGGGCACTAGAAGGAGTGAAAATCGGGCTTAGATCGGGAGCCTCCACGGTAGTCGTTTTGGCCGCAGAAGGTTATCCCGATTCTTATGCAAAGAATATTCCGTTGGACCTCCCACAATCTGGCGACTCGGATCTCGTAGTTTTTCATGCGGGCACGGCAAAAAAGGATGGAAACTTGATATCCACAGGGGGAAGAATTCTAGGAATCTCCTCCTACGGAAAAGACTTAAAGGACTCGGTGGATAAAGCTTACGCCTATCTACGCGGTGTTCATATTCCTAAAACTTTTTTCCGCAAGGATATCGCAAAGAAAGCCTTATAA
- a CDS encoding valine--tRNA ligase, protein MKKQISDRYEPTSVELKWISLWEKHKSFEPNPNSNESFTIVLPPPNVTGSLHIGHALNHTIQDILVRIERKKGKSALWVPGTDHAGIATQMVVERELAKEGKKRTDFTREGFEKKVWEWKEHSGGMIQNQQRLLGESVDWSRSRFTMDEGLSKAVFKVFKTLYDEGLIYRGERIINWCPKTLTAISDLEVEHREVKGKLYHLRYPIVGQPGKYVVVATTRPETMFGDVAVAAHPDDERYTSLKGAKLELPLTGKEIPLVFDSFVDKEFGSGLVKITPAHDPNDFEAGQRLGLKPLIVMHPNATLNENAGSYAGLERFVARKKIIQDLEAQGLVEKIEEHTHSIGHNSRGGEIIEPYLSTQWFCKMKPLAELAVEAVQSGETEFVPKLWEKTFFEWMNNIRDWCISRQLWWGHRIPAYHCKTCKHIEVSETPVSSCPKCGSKEVEQDTDVLDTWFSSQLWPFSTLGWPENTADFQKFYPTSVLVTGFDIIFFWVARMIMMGKKFTGKAPFRKVIIHGLVRDKEGKKFSKSVGNVIDPLDMMVKYGTDSFRFFLAATLPEAKDVLFDESRLDGYRSFCNKIWNSSRFILMNLEEDFKPEDPEKKFGDKLEPMDKWILHKFNETLTNYEKAYSKFLFFEMASQIYDFVWGDFCDWYIELVKPRIYGKLGEESQTVAKQVLVDILQKALGLLHPFMPFLTEEIFEAFSEGKFLIDSPFPNAYSVSPEDEGVLKTNVLQEAVTQIRVQRAENGVPLDKKCRAILKSSNALVSSAVKDFEFSLLQLARLESVQVDPEYSVEKTDSVGAFRFGEIILPLAGMIDFEKEKARIEKELQKVSQEEEKLASKLGNENFLAKANPDVVEKEKEKLRLLQEKKEVLRKGLEKLS, encoded by the coding sequence ATGAAGAAGCAAATCAGCGATCGCTACGAACCTACGAGTGTCGAACTCAAATGGATATCCCTATGGGAGAAACATAAAAGCTTCGAACCGAATCCTAATTCGAACGAATCGTTCACGATCGTACTTCCTCCTCCCAACGTTACGGGAAGTCTTCATATAGGCCACGCTCTCAATCATACCATCCAGGACATTCTCGTCCGAATCGAAAGGAAGAAGGGGAAATCCGCCCTTTGGGTTCCCGGAACGGATCATGCGGGAATCGCAACCCAGATGGTGGTGGAGAGGGAACTTGCCAAGGAAGGAAAGAAGAGAACCGATTTTACCCGAGAAGGTTTCGAGAAGAAAGTCTGGGAGTGGAAGGAACATTCGGGGGGAATGATCCAGAACCAACAAAGATTGTTGGGAGAATCCGTAGACTGGTCCCGTTCCAGATTCACGATGGACGAGGGCCTTTCTAAGGCGGTCTTCAAAGTATTCAAGACATTATATGACGAAGGTTTAATATATAGGGGAGAAAGGATCATCAATTGGTGTCCCAAGACCCTGACCGCCATCTCCGATCTGGAAGTGGAACATAGGGAAGTCAAAGGCAAACTGTATCATCTTCGGTATCCTATCGTAGGGCAGCCGGGAAAATACGTAGTCGTAGCCACCACTCGCCCCGAGACCATGTTCGGCGACGTCGCGGTTGCGGCCCATCCGGACGATGAACGTTATACTTCATTGAAAGGTGCGAAATTAGAGCTGCCTTTGACCGGTAAAGAGATTCCCCTCGTTTTCGATAGTTTCGTGGATAAGGAATTCGGATCGGGTCTAGTCAAGATCACTCCTGCACACGACCCGAACGACTTCGAGGCGGGACAAAGATTGGGCCTGAAACCTCTGATCGTAATGCATCCGAACGCTACTCTGAACGAGAACGCTGGAAGTTATGCGGGCTTGGAAAGATTCGTGGCTCGTAAGAAAATCATACAGGATTTGGAAGCCCAGGGCCTGGTCGAAAAAATCGAAGAGCATACTCACTCCATCGGTCATAACTCCCGAGGCGGAGAGATCATAGAGCCTTATTTATCCACCCAATGGTTCTGTAAGATGAAACCTTTGGCGGAACTTGCAGTGGAAGCGGTGCAATCCGGCGAGACCGAATTCGTTCCCAAGCTTTGGGAGAAAACATTCTTCGAATGGATGAATAATATCCGGGATTGGTGTATCTCCCGCCAACTCTGGTGGGGACATAGAATTCCCGCCTACCATTGCAAGACTTGCAAGCATATAGAAGTATCTGAGACTCCTGTCTCCTCCTGTCCTAAATGCGGATCCAAAGAAGTGGAACAAGATACCGACGTTCTGGACACGTGGTTCTCTTCTCAGCTTTGGCCCTTTTCCACTTTGGGCTGGCCGGAGAATACCGCGGACTTTCAAAAATTTTATCCTACTTCCGTTCTAGTCACCGGGTTCGACATCATCTTCTTCTGGGTGGCCAGAATGATCATGATGGGCAAGAAGTTCACCGGCAAGGCTCCGTTCCGGAAAGTGATCATTCACGGTCTCGTTCGGGATAAGGAGGGTAAAAAATTCTCCAAATCCGTAGGTAACGTTATAGATCCTTTGGACATGATGGTCAAATACGGAACGGATTCTTTCCGATTCTTCTTAGCCGCTACCCTACCGGAAGCGAAAGACGTTTTATTCGATGAAAGCAGATTGGACGGCTATCGCTCCTTCTGTAATAAGATCTGGAATTCCAGTCGCTTCATTCTCATGAACCTGGAGGAAGATTTTAAACCGGAGGATCCGGAGAAGAAATTCGGCGATAAATTGGAGCCGATGGATAAATGGATCCTGCACAAATTCAACGAAACCCTGACAAATTACGAGAAAGCATATTCAAAATTTCTGTTTTTTGAAATGGCATCTCAGATCTACGACTTCGTATGGGGCGATTTCTGCGATTGGTATATCGAATTAGTCAAACCTAGAATTTACGGTAAACTCGGAGAAGAATCCCAAACGGTCGCCAAGCAGGTGCTGGTGGACATCCTACAGAAGGCGTTAGGCTTACTACATCCTTTCATGCCTTTCCTTACCGAAGAGATCTTCGAGGCTTTTAGCGAGGGAAAATTTCTGATCGATTCCCCTTTTCCTAATGCTTATTCCGTTTCTCCGGAGGACGAAGGAGTCCTCAAGACCAACGTTTTACAGGAAGCAGTCACCCAAATCCGGGTTCAGAGAGCGGAGAACGGGGTCCCTCTCGATAAGAAATGCAGAGCTATATTAAAGTCCTCTAATGCTCTTGTGTCTTCGGCCGTAAAAGATTTCGAGTTCTCTCTTTTACAATTGGCTCGACTCGAGAGTGTCCAAGTGGATCCGGAATATTCCGTTGAAAAAACGGACTCAGTAGGTGCGTTCCGATTCGGAGAAATCATTCTACCTCTGGCGGGCATGATCGATTTCGAAAAAGAGAAGGCGAGAATAGAGAAGGAACTCCAAAAAGTAAGCCAAGAAGAGGAAAAATTAGCTTCGAAATTGGGGAATGAAAACTTCTTAGCCAAAGCCAATCCGGATGTAGTGGAAAAAGAAAAGGAAAAACTAAGACTCTTACAAGAGAAGAAGGAAGTTCTTCGGAAGGGTTTGGAAAAACTTTCCTAG
- a CDS encoding DUF1801 domain-containing protein: MLLHALVPTLPRLDLEINSDVENYIENTPVSRMEKVRELVDYLRDEFSDLRESLKYRMPTFERNGKWVALSNHKNHLSIYFYEESFIRAFRAKYPGMETGKTFVHIKDKDRFPGTYLKSILKKALQ; this comes from the coding sequence ATGCTGCTTCACGCGCTTGTTCCGACCCTTCCCCGATTGGATTTGGAAATCAATTCCGATGTGGAAAATTATATAGAAAACACTCCCGTATCCCGGATGGAAAAAGTCCGGGAATTGGTGGATTATTTGAGAGACGAGTTTTCGGATCTACGAGAGAGTCTAAAATATAGGATGCCTACCTTCGAAAGAAACGGCAAATGGGTGGCTTTATCCAACCACAAGAACCATCTATCCATTTATTTTTACGAAGAATCCTTCATAAGAGCTTTTCGGGCCAAATATCCCGGAATGGAAACGGGTAAAACGTTCGTCCATATAAAAGATAAGGATCGGTTTCCAGGAACCTATCTGAAATCGATCCTGAAAAAAGCACTGCAATAA
- a CDS encoding TetR/AcrR family transcriptional regulator: MIPAKISTKERILNESRKLFFEKGYETTSIQDILSALDIAKGTFYHHFQSKEELLEEIAVQFAKEAHAAMQAEIGDLGQGSGLEKIRQALIVAYNWKKGKSEEIRFLLQSLFSPSNLQLRDKIRRKSVDLSFPLFDSLIVEGQADGSLKSRLRPDHLTSIIFDLSDALGEKVAFHLLGRGKETQDEIYELMLSYHRTIEELLGCPEGGLDYFSKEEWGSLTQLFKANASAPRTQEILPLVANAS, translated from the coding sequence ATGATCCCAGCCAAAATATCGACTAAAGAAAGAATCCTAAACGAATCTCGAAAATTATTCTTCGAAAAAGGTTACGAGACAACCTCAATCCAGGACATTCTATCCGCTCTGGATATCGCTAAAGGGACGTTTTACCACCACTTCCAGTCCAAAGAAGAACTCCTAGAAGAGATCGCAGTGCAATTCGCGAAAGAAGCGCATGCGGCTATGCAGGCGGAGATCGGAGACCTGGGTCAAGGTAGCGGCTTGGAGAAAATCCGCCAAGCTCTCATCGTAGCTTATAATTGGAAGAAAGGAAAATCGGAAGAAATCCGTTTCCTTCTGCAATCCCTCTTTTCCCCCAGCAATTTGCAGTTAAGAGACAAGATTCGTCGCAAATCCGTGGATTTAAGCTTCCCTCTCTTCGACTCTCTGATCGTAGAAGGACAGGCGGACGGTTCCCTCAAGAGTAGATTGAGACCGGACCATCTCACTTCCATCATCTTCGATCTTAGCGACGCTTTGGGAGAAAAGGTAGCATTTCATCTCTTGGGTAGAGGAAAAGAAACCCAGGACGAAATCTACGAGCTTATGCTTTCCTATCACAGGACCATAGAAGAACTTCTGGGATGCCCCGAAGGCGGTTTGGATTATTTCAGCAAAGAAGAATGGGGTTCTCTGACCCAGCTCTTCAAAGCGAATGCTTCCGCCCCTAGGACTCAGGAAATTCTACCTTTGGTCGCGAACGCAAGTTAA
- a CDS encoding cytidylyltransferase domain-containing protein has protein sequence MNGIPSTPKKQIRSLYAFIQARTGSTRFPKKVLAELPPQSGKTILEHIHARIRKVLPEDKIVYLIPEGDAELVDFLSQKKMRYFVGPLEDVRRRYSNAAEHFGADAILRLTGDNPFYDTLHLELLLQAFSKEECDLSYFKGLPLGTGGEVFRTSALDSLSENGWEERHKEHVSLHIKEDPNRFRIVPIPAILTKKESERIPHFRLTVDTPEDFQTVSDLLIKKNPEVFSELGVYDFLRMEEEDPVLFRKNLDIPQVRFPLPDPERTPKKGKIAFLVAPAKEYGSGHFARSSILFALLPFRNWEPVWLHEFPKDGEYEILLIDYRDIEIPFEYKKTKVLLLDHFGKDRKNYPHWDVLPHPENESDFDWNRILLPPALFSSESHTGQESKKYDLFCYSGSLGKAETKRLDSFFRTYFSGKKVLRVGGQTPEKYANIEYASRLSRPEYLNALASSRNFLGYFGQSLFEALYLKIPSATFSISPVHESLSKLLEKRGVPLSDLRSMPEFSLGNGSPGPDGYDLLLEKIEDCLDS, from the coding sequence ATGAATGGTATACCTTCAACGCCTAAAAAACAGATCCGTTCCTTATACGCCTTCATCCAGGCAAGAACCGGATCCACTCGTTTCCCGAAAAAAGTATTGGCGGAACTCCCTCCCCAATCCGGCAAAACGATTTTAGAACATATACATGCAAGAATTCGAAAGGTCCTACCGGAAGACAAAATCGTTTATCTGATACCCGAAGGAGACGCGGAACTTGTCGATTTTCTCTCGCAAAAAAAAATGCGATACTTTGTCGGTCCCTTGGAGGACGTGCGCCGAAGATACTCGAATGCTGCCGAACATTTCGGAGCGGATGCGATCCTACGGCTTACAGGGGATAATCCTTTTTACGATACATTGCATTTAGAACTATTATTACAAGCCTTCTCAAAAGAAGAATGCGACCTATCTTATTTCAAAGGACTGCCCTTGGGAACCGGAGGAGAAGTGTTTCGCACTTCGGCGCTGGACAGTCTTTCTGAGAACGGATGGGAAGAAAGGCATAAGGAACATGTAAGCCTACATATCAAGGAGGATCCGAATCGATTTCGGATCGTGCCGATTCCCGCAATCCTTACTAAAAAAGAATCCGAAAGGATTCCACATTTTAGGCTCACAGTGGATACACCGGAAGATTTCCAAACAGTCTCCGATCTATTGATAAAGAAGAATCCCGAAGTTTTCTCCGAACTTGGAGTCTACGATTTCCTGAGAATGGAAGAGGAAGATCCGGTTTTATTCCGGAAGAATCTGGATATTCCCCAAGTTCGATTCCCTCTCCCGGATCCGGAAAGAACCCCTAAAAAGGGAAAAATCGCATTCTTGGTCGCTCCCGCAAAAGAATACGGTTCCGGACATTTCGCGAGATCCTCGATTTTATTCGCCCTATTGCCTTTTCGAAACTGGGAACCGGTTTGGTTGCATGAATTTCCGAAAGACGGAGAATATGAAATTTTACTAATAGACTATAGGGATATCGAAATTCCTTTCGAGTATAAGAAGACCAAAGTCCTACTTTTGGATCATTTCGGAAAAGATAGAAAGAATTATCCCCATTGGGACGTTTTACCCCATCCGGAAAACGAATCCGATTTCGATTGGAATCGAATTCTACTCCCTCCGGCACTTTTCTCATCCGAGTCTCACACCGGTCAAGAATCCAAAAAATACGATCTGTTTTGTTATTCCGGATCCTTGGGCAAGGCGGAAACCAAAAGGTTAGATTCTTTTTTTCGAACCTATTTTTCCGGTAAGAAGGTTCTAAGGGTCGGAGGACAAACTCCCGAAAAATACGCGAACATCGAGTACGCTTCCCGTCTCTCCCGCCCGGAATATCTAAACGCGCTTGCATCCTCCCGGAACTTTTTAGGATATTTCGGACAGAGTCTCTTCGAAGCCTTATATCTAAAGATTCCTTCCGCTACGTTTTCCATTTCTCCTGTGCATGAATCTCTTTCGAAACTCTTAGAAAAACGAGGCGTCCCCTTATCCGATTTACGATCCATGCCGGAATTTTCTCTAGGAAACGGAAGTCCGGGTCCGGACGGTTACGATCTTCTGTTGGAAAAAATCGAAGATTGCTTAGACTCTTAG
- a CDS encoding spiro-SPASM protein: protein MKFPPRAAAFYFKESPKTVSEILSDSEFSDYFEKTLEKLSRNSKGFPVYSNLWRGSEAESQGIVKKLGYSEFIILSSDSEADFVSQVAERLPASESGDPDWDETSFFLFDGLAPLSDPKLISELAIRHDKYLAQYSYSENLPPGIVPRILSREFVRSLPPGYTGGTQEFLAKNINHYDTEIFYSSPDLRQWRLDFSLKDTRSKKLVSSFLSRKSDWKYEEIQPFLSENPEVFRSAPSYYEIEVFRGCESECVFCPRQSLDPSQDGIALEPAILDSILNQAEEFGYGYSLCFGGLGEPTLHPKLDELIRRALQSTHLKELFIESALYASPEKLIQGILSVGEEERKKISLIVNLTTRDKQAYTRLYGKDNLEKVLRHLEEVSQVLPKSSVYLQFLKIKDVDPELDSWYEETQKAGYEVILQKYNSYADKLAQRRASDLTPLGRDFCWHLSRDLYVNADGSVSVCKQIPASFSPALGNLKTDTLKEIWEKGNPHFAASVRGQHDRIPAPCLNCDEWYTFNA, encoded by the coding sequence ATGAAATTCCCTCCCCGAGCAGCGGCCTTTTATTTCAAAGAGTCTCCGAAAACGGTTTCAGAGATTCTCTCCGACTCGGAATTCTCGGATTACTTCGAAAAGACCCTGGAAAAACTCTCGCGCAATTCCAAAGGATTTCCCGTTTATTCCAATCTATGGAGAGGATCCGAGGCGGAAAGCCAAGGGATCGTAAAAAAATTAGGATATTCTGAATTTATAATATTATCCTCCGATTCGGAAGCGGATTTCGTCTCCCAAGTCGCGGAGAGGTTGCCCGCCTCCGAATCAGGCGATCCGGATTGGGACGAGACCAGCTTTTTCCTCTTCGACGGTTTAGCACCTTTATCGGATCCAAAATTGATATCGGAGCTCGCGATTCGTCACGACAAGTATCTGGCACAGTATTCCTATTCCGAAAATCTTCCTCCCGGAATCGTTCCCAGAATCCTTTCCAGAGAATTCGTAAGAAGCCTACCTCCCGGATATACGGGAGGAACCCAGGAGTTTCTGGCTAAGAATATCAATCATTACGATACGGAGATATTCTATTCTTCTCCGGATCTCAGACAATGGAGATTGGATTTTTCTCTGAAGGATACGCGATCCAAGAAACTCGTTTCTTCTTTTCTTTCCCGAAAATCGGATTGGAAGTATGAGGAGATCCAACCTTTCTTATCCGAGAATCCGGAAGTTTTCCGCTCGGCTCCCAGCTATTACGAAATAGAAGTATTCCGAGGCTGCGAATCCGAATGCGTATTTTGTCCAAGGCAGTCTCTGGATCCTTCCCAGGACGGAATCGCCTTGGAACCGGCGATATTGGATTCTATTCTAAACCAAGCGGAGGAATTCGGATACGGTTACAGCCTTTGTTTCGGAGGATTGGGAGAACCCACACTTCATCCGAAATTAGATGAACTCATACGGAGAGCCTTGCAATCTACTCATCTAAAGGAATTATTCATAGAATCCGCACTGTACGCTTCTCCGGAAAAACTCATCCAGGGCATCCTTTCCGTAGGAGAAGAAGAGAGAAAAAAAATCAGCCTGATCGTAAATCTGACTACGAGAGATAAGCAAGCCTACACCCGATTGTACGGTAAGGACAATCTCGAAAAAGTACTTCGCCATCTGGAAGAAGTCTCCCAGGTTCTTCCCAAATCCTCCGTTTATCTCCAGTTTTTGAAAATCAAGGACGTGGATCCCGAACTGGATTCCTGGTACGAGGAAACTCAAAAAGCGGGTTACGAAGTTATATTACAAAAATATAATTCTTACGCGGACAAGCTCGCGCAGAGAAGAGCCTCGGACCTGACTCCTTTGGGAAGGGATTTCTGTTGGCATCTTTCCCGAGACCTTTATGTGAACGCCGACGGAAGCGTCTCCGTATGCAAGCAGATCCCGGCCTCCTTCTCTCCCGCCTTGGGAAATCTCAAAACCGATACCTTAAAGGAAATCTGGGAAAAAGGAAATCCTCATTTTGCCGCCTCGGTAAGAGGACAGCACGATAGAATTCCCGCCCCTTGCCTCAACTGCGATGAATGGTATACCTTCAACGCCTAA